From a region of the Pontixanthobacter gangjinensis genome:
- a CDS encoding 2-oxoacid:acceptor oxidoreductase subunit alpha — protein sequence MATQAKETSSTAPDAVVVRFAGDSGDGMQLTGGQFTLSTALAGNDLATFPDFPAEIRAPQGTLFGVSAFQINFGSREISTAGDAPDVLVAMNPAGLKVNLDALKPGGLVIIDTGEFTKRNLDKAKYDVSPLEDDTLAKWDVLAFDISELTIEAVKPFGLGKKDALRSKNMWTLGLALWMFDRPRGPIEDWLKTKFKSKPEIADANIAALNAGHAYGETAELAGPIKQLTIPPVQSEPGLYRTITGAEAISLGLVAGAQLADLPMFFGGYPITPASAILHHLARLKEFGVTTFQAEDEIAAICAAIGASYAGQLGITSSSGPGIALKGEAMGLAIMTELPLVIVNSQRGGPSTGLPTKTEQSDLYQAIYGRNGDAPMPVVSACSPGDAFEVAIEAVRIATTYMTPVMLLTDGYIANAAEPWKVPDPETFTPFPAKFLEEKNGEELLPYKRDAKGARPWIKPGTEGLMHRIGGIEKQIDTGHIDYAPDNHQAMTDARVNKVLGVEVPDQEVSTGTDSGTLVVVGWGSTYGPIRRAVSNARAKGLDVSHVHVRHIWPLPKNLGELLHSYDNVLVPEMNTGQFKTVLRDQFLVDATPLTKTSGQPFAIAELDEAIGKYFDGIPDNEGGEVAVNSTQLPSSEM from the coding sequence ATGGCTACGCAGGCCAAGGAAACCTCAAGCACAGCACCTGATGCAGTTGTCGTTCGTTTCGCCGGAGATTCTGGCGACGGGATGCAGCTGACCGGCGGGCAATTTACCCTGTCGACCGCGCTCGCAGGCAATGATCTGGCGACATTCCCTGATTTTCCGGCAGAAATTCGCGCACCGCAGGGCACTTTGTTTGGCGTCTCGGCGTTTCAGATCAATTTCGGCAGCCGCGAAATTAGCACGGCGGGTGACGCGCCCGATGTGCTGGTTGCGATGAATCCGGCTGGCCTTAAGGTCAATCTTGATGCGCTGAAACCCGGCGGTCTGGTAATTATCGACACGGGCGAGTTCACCAAGCGTAACCTGGATAAGGCGAAGTATGATGTCAGCCCGTTGGAGGATGACACGCTGGCCAAATGGGATGTGCTGGCGTTTGATATTTCCGAACTGACCATCGAAGCGGTCAAGCCGTTTGGTCTTGGTAAGAAAGACGCGCTGCGTTCCAAGAATATGTGGACGCTGGGCCTTGCGCTGTGGATGTTTGACCGTCCGCGCGGCCCGATTGAGGATTGGCTGAAGACCAAGTTCAAATCGAAGCCTGAAATTGCTGACGCGAACATCGCAGCGCTGAATGCCGGGCATGCTTATGGCGAGACTGCCGAGCTTGCCGGTCCGATCAAGCAATTGACAATTCCGCCGGTTCAAAGCGAACCGGGCCTATACCGTACGATCACCGGCGCGGAGGCAATTTCGCTTGGCTTGGTGGCGGGTGCGCAGTTGGCCGATCTGCCGATGTTCTTTGGCGGTTATCCAATCACTCCCGCCTCGGCGATCTTGCACCATCTGGCGCGGCTGAAAGAATTCGGCGTCACGACTTTCCAAGCGGAAGACGAGATTGCCGCGATTTGCGCCGCGATTGGCGCGTCCTATGCCGGACAATTGGGCATCACGTCCTCCTCCGGCCCCGGCATCGCGCTGAAGGGTGAGGCGATGGGCCTCGCGATTATGACCGAGCTTCCGCTGGTTATCGTCAACAGCCAGCGCGGCGGGCCATCGACTGGGCTTCCCACCAAAACCGAGCAAAGCGATCTGTATCAGGCGATTTATGGCCGCAATGGCGATGCGCCGATGCCGGTTGTCTCCGCTTGCAGCCCCGGCGATGCGTTTGAAGTCGCTATTGAAGCAGTGCGCATCGCGACGACTTACATGACGCCGGTGATGTTGCTGACCGATGGCTACATCGCCAATGCAGCCGAGCCGTGGAAAGTGCCCGATCCGGAGACTTTCACGCCGTTCCCTGCGAAGTTCCTTGAGGAAAAGAACGGGGAAGAGCTGCTTCCCTATAAACGCGATGCCAAGGGCGCTCGTCCGTGGATCAAGCCGGGCACAGAGGGTCTGATGCACCGTATCGGCGGGATCGAGAAGCAGATCGACACCGGCCACATCGATTACGCGCCCGACAACCACCAGGCGATGACCGATGCGCGGGTGAACAAGGTTTTGGGCGTGGAAGTGCCCGATCAGGAAGTTTCCACCGGCACCGATTCCGGCACGCTGGTCGTGGTCGGTTGGGGCTCAACCTATGGCCCGATCCGCCGCGCCGTATCCAATGCGCGGGCCAAGGGGCTGGATGTCAGCCATGTCCATGTTCGCCACATCTGGCCGCTCCCGAAAAACCTCGGTGAGTTGCTGCACAGCTATGACAATGTGCTGGTGCCCGAAATGAACACCGGCCAGTTCAAAACCGTGCTGCGCGACCAGTTCCTCGTCGATGCGACCCCGCTGACCAAAACCAGCGGGCAACCTTTCGCGATTGCCGAATTGGATGAAGCGATTGGCAAATATTTTGATGGCATCCCCGACAATGAAGGCGGCGAGGTTGCTGTGAACAGCACTCAGTTGCCTAGTTCGGAGATGTGA
- a CDS encoding 2-oxoacid:ferredoxin oxidoreductase subunit beta has protein sequence MNAPVKFETTLKDWETDQEVRWCPGCGDYAILKAVQRTLPQLGCDPKNTVFISGIGCSSRFPYYMESYGFHTIHGRAPAVATGVKLANPDLDIWLVTGDGDGLSIGGNHMMHVLRRNVNMQIMLFNNEIYGLTKGQSSPTSREGTKSPSTPIGSYDHPANPCAFALGSGARFVGRGFDVSKNLPDVLKAAHGHQGAAFIEIFQNCIVYNKDVFEDFAAPKGAGDRQLWLEHGKPMMFGDEKAGFDKGLALDREAMALKVVDVADGDWEAAGVMVHDQTNRTMAHLLIEMQFGPFPMALGVIYDDPRPTFETAVIEERAKSSAGKEANLAKLLAKGQTWTVEANEGHPTD, from the coding sequence ATGAACGCACCAGTTAAATTCGAAACCACGCTGAAGGATTGGGAAACTGACCAAGAGGTTCGCTGGTGCCCCGGTTGCGGCGATTACGCGATCCTCAAGGCGGTGCAGCGCACTTTGCCGCAGCTTGGTTGTGATCCGAAGAACACCGTATTTATTAGCGGTATCGGCTGCTCCAGCCGGTTCCCCTATTATATGGAAAGCTATGGCTTTCACACCATCCACGGGCGCGCGCCTGCGGTGGCGACGGGGGTAAAGCTGGCCAATCCTGACCTCGATATCTGGCTGGTGACCGGCGACGGTGACGGGCTTAGTATCGGCGGCAACCATATGATGCATGTGCTGCGGCGCAATGTGAATATGCAGATCATGCTGTTCAACAACGAAATTTACGGCCTGACCAAGGGGCAATCATCCCCGACCAGCCGCGAGGGGACCAAGAGCCCTTCGACCCCGATTGGCTCCTATGACCATCCGGCCAATCCATGTGCTTTTGCACTGGGTTCCGGCGCACGGTTTGTCGGGCGCGGGTTCGATGTTTCGAAGAATTTGCCAGACGTTTTGAAGGCTGCCCACGGTCACCAAGGCGCGGCCTTTATCGAGATTTTCCAGAACTGTATCGTTTACAATAAAGACGTGTTCGAGGATTTTGCCGCGCCCAAGGGTGCCGGTGACCGCCAGCTGTGGCTGGAACATGGCAAGCCGATGATGTTTGGTGACGAAAAGGCCGGTTTCGACAAGGGCCTCGCGCTCGACCGCGAGGCGATGGCGCTGAAAGTTGTCGATGTGGCGGATGGTGACTGGGAAGCGGCAGGGGTGATGGTTCACGACCAAACCAACCGCACCATGGCGCATTTGCTGATCGAAATGCAGTTCGGACCATTCCCGATGGCGCTTGGAGTAATCTACGACGATCCGCGTCCGACTTTCGAAACAGCCGTGATCGAAGAGCGCGCGAAATCTTCTGCAGGCAAGGAGGCCAATCTGGCCAAGTTGCTGGCCAAGGGGCAGACATGGACTGTCGAAGCAAATGAGGGCCATCCGACGGATTGA
- a CDS encoding metal-dependent hydrolase — MDNLTHSLVGALLGQAGLKRKTGLAMPALIIGANLPDVDAACLFWLEGVGHLGFRRGITHGPPALVLLPLILAGILYGFDRWQAKRGQRRFGRPEGRLPVSFKWLFLLSFIGCLTHPAMDWLNVYGIRLLEPFSSQWFYGDTLFIIDVWLWAIMGFAVWFSLRREKRGKSGRWPAVSAILLSLTYILANWVLTNASFVPYGINQKVVPTAKNGLGPKPFIPTTQMIASPVPFNSFGRELISGQKNRYFVIPVNVVPSPWEARPITNRPCGWPNESELATGGSQSEAFLFWSRAPFAERADDGSVILRDARFYDPLARDRFSVALPKVKCEELPVR; from the coding sequence TTGGACAATCTAACCCACTCGCTCGTTGGGGCATTGCTTGGTCAGGCTGGGCTCAAACGTAAGACCGGGCTTGCCATGCCTGCGCTGATTATCGGCGCGAACTTGCCCGATGTCGATGCGGCGTGTTTGTTTTGGCTTGAGGGAGTAGGGCATCTCGGTTTCCGGCGCGGGATCACGCATGGCCCGCCAGCGCTGGTGCTGCTGCCGCTGATATTGGCGGGGATACTCTACGGTTTTGACCGCTGGCAGGCGAAGCGCGGCCAAAGACGGTTCGGGCGGCCCGAGGGTCGGCTGCCGGTTAGCTTCAAATGGCTGTTTCTGCTGAGTTTCATCGGCTGTCTGACGCATCCGGCGATGGACTGGCTCAACGTCTACGGCATCCGCCTGTTGGAGCCGTTTTCGAGCCAGTGGTTCTATGGCGATACGCTGTTCATTATCGATGTGTGGCTATGGGCGATCATGGGCTTCGCGGTGTGGTTCTCGCTGCGGCGGGAGAAGCGCGGCAAAAGTGGGCGTTGGCCAGCCGTCTCCGCAATACTGCTGTCGCTCACTTATATTCTGGCAAATTGGGTTCTCACCAATGCATCGTTTGTGCCCTATGGCATCAATCAGAAAGTTGTGCCGACAGCAAAGAATGGATTGGGGCCGAAGCCGTTTATTCCGACCACGCAGATGATTGCATCCCCAGTTCCATTCAATTCATTTGGGAGAGAACTCATATCGGGCCAAAAGAATCGTTATTTCGTCATACCCGTTAATGTTGTGCCCAGCCCATGGGAGGCGCGACCTATCACCAACCGACCTTGTGGCTGGCCAAATGAGAGCGAGCTAGCGACTGGCGGTTCGCAATCCGAAGCCTTCCTCTTCTGGTCCCGAGCACCCTTTGCTGAGCGCGCCGATGACGGCTCTGTCATTCTCCGCGATGCCCGTTTCTATGACCCTCTTGCCCGTGATCGCTTCAGCGTTGCTTTGCCCAAAGTGAAATGTGAGGAACTTCCCGTGCGCTGA
- a CDS encoding cryptochrome/photolyase family protein → MTKPQIVWLRRDLRLADQPALFAAAQAGPVIPVYVLDDAAAGSHAYGGASRWWLHHSLEDLAKSLGKRNSRLILRRGDAVEELTKVAEETGAETIHAIRHYEPWWRKAQGKLAETLDLQLYDGNYLFPAGHVTTGSGDPYKIYTPFSKAILAEMPPRDELPDPEAIQLPDSWPDSDDLADWHLLPTKPDWSGGLHDFWEVGFDAAFDRLNWWQDHVADYDESRNLPSKDGSSRMSPHLHFGEITPVQIWHRFKDKRSQGWKTFEKELIWRDYAQNVICQFPAYAKESYRDGYDDGLWRNPNRGHLIQEDLEAWQRGQTGYPIVDAGMRQLWQTGWMHNRVRMICASFLVKHLLIDWTHGEQWFWDCLVDADYGSNGTNWQWVSGTGVDSNMFVRIMAPLSQSEKFDATGYIREYVPELASLDAPYIHDPEEHGCRPKNYPAKMIGHREARERALAAYRQMKGK, encoded by the coding sequence ATGACCAAACCACAAATTGTCTGGCTACGCCGTGATCTTCGCCTTGCAGATCAGCCCGCGTTGTTTGCAGCCGCGCAAGCCGGGCCGGTCATACCGGTCTATGTGCTGGATGATGCGGCGGCGGGAAGCCATGCCTATGGCGGGGCGAGCCGGTGGTGGCTGCATCATTCGCTGGAGGATTTGGCCAAGTCTTTAGGCAAGCGTAATTCGCGGCTGATTTTACGGCGCGGCGATGCGGTGGAGGAACTTACCAAGGTCGCCGAGGAAACGGGTGCAGAAACTATCCACGCGATCCGGCATTACGAGCCGTGGTGGCGCAAGGCGCAGGGCAAACTGGCTGAAACGCTCGATTTGCAACTGTATGACGGAAATTATCTGTTTCCTGCGGGCCATGTGACTACCGGATCGGGCGATCCGTACAAAATCTACACGCCGTTTTCGAAAGCTATTCTCGCCGAAATGCCGCCGCGCGATGAACTGCCCGATCCCGAAGCCATCCAATTGCCCGATAGCTGGCCGGATAGCGACGATTTGGCCGACTGGCATCTGCTGCCAACGAAGCCTGATTGGTCGGGTGGGCTGCACGACTTCTGGGAAGTGGGTTTTGACGCTGCTTTTGATCGGCTGAATTGGTGGCAGGACCATGTCGCTGATTATGATGAGTCTCGCAATTTGCCCTCAAAAGACGGTTCCTCCCGTATGTCGCCGCACCTTCATTTCGGCGAGATCACTCCGGTGCAAATATGGCACCGGTTCAAGGATAAGCGCAGCCAAGGGTGGAAGACGTTCGAGAAGGAACTGATCTGGCGCGACTATGCGCAAAATGTCATTTGCCAGTTTCCAGCTTACGCCAAGGAAAGCTACCGTGATGGTTATGATGACGGCCTTTGGCGCAATCCCAATCGCGGGCATCTGATTCAGGAGGATTTGGAAGCGTGGCAGCGCGGACAGACAGGCTACCCCATTGTCGATGCAGGCATGCGGCAATTGTGGCAGACTGGCTGGATGCACAACCGTGTGCGGATGATTTGCGCCAGTTTCCTCGTCAAACATCTTTTGATCGATTGGACACACGGTGAACAATGGTTCTGGGATTGTCTGGTCGATGCCGATTACGGGTCCAATGGCACCAATTGGCAATGGGTCAGCGGCACCGGGGTGGATAGCAATATGTTTGTCAGGATCATGGCACCGCTGAGCCAGTCTGAGAAATTCGATGCCACTGGGTATATCCGTGAATATGTGCCCGAATTGGCGAGCCTGGACGCGCCTTATATCCATGATCCCGAAGAGCATGGCTGCCGGCCAAAAAACTATCCCGCCAAGATGATCGGCCATCGCGAGGCGCGGGAAAGGGCTCTTGCAGCTTACCGACAAATGAAGGGGAAGTAG
- a CDS encoding SAM-dependent methyltransferase: MNSQSASRGKALIEGGTRFERKPHGFSGLIGRIIAPSIHRILDRIDQGLKAGSILGHLPDGTTRLLGGHAPGFDAIVHLNDWRGVVRLATNGSVGWYQAWEAGEWESPDPVTVFATFNHNAKSLGETGRAKGPFRWASKVAHWLNRNSRAGSERNIHAHYDLGNDFYAQWLDPTMSYSSAIFSGDESDADDLEAAQKRKWDHLADRLGSPESLLEIGCGWGALANYFAHRGAAVTAISLSEEQLAWARERQEPAIGFRKQDYRDTNGQFDAIVSVEMVEAVGREYWPSYFDCIARNLKPGGRAAIQFISFNDELFDVYAASADFIQAYVFPGGLLIRESEFRQLAAERGLAWENQENFAQDYAETLRIWRENFDRAVDEGRLPEGFDARFIRLWRYYLMYCEGGFRAGGINVSQVTLVKPAR; the protein is encoded by the coding sequence ATGAATTCTCAGAGTGCAAGCAGAGGCAAAGCCTTGATTGAAGGCGGGACGCGGTTCGAGCGTAAGCCTCATGGATTTTCGGGCCTGATCGGGCGAATAATTGCGCCCAGCATTCACCGTATTCTCGACCGGATTGATCAGGGTTTGAAGGCGGGGTCAATCCTTGGCCATTTGCCCGACGGCACCACTCGGCTGCTGGGCGGCCATGCGCCCGGGTTTGACGCAATTGTCCATTTGAATGATTGGCGCGGCGTTGTGCGGCTTGCGACGAATGGTTCGGTCGGTTGGTATCAGGCATGGGAAGCGGGAGAATGGGAAAGTCCCGATCCTGTCACTGTCTTCGCAACCTTCAATCACAATGCCAAATCTCTAGGTGAAACGGGCCGAGCCAAGGGACCGTTCCGCTGGGCCTCGAAGGTTGCGCATTGGCTTAACCGCAACAGCAGGGCCGGTTCGGAGCGCAATATCCATGCGCATTACGATCTCGGCAATGATTTCTATGCGCAATGGCTCGATCCGACGATGAGCTATTCCAGCGCGATTTTTTCCGGCGACGAGTCTGATGCGGACGATTTGGAAGCAGCACAGAAACGCAAATGGGATCATCTGGCAGATCGATTGGGCAGTCCTGAATCGTTGTTGGAAATTGGTTGCGGGTGGGGCGCTTTGGCGAATTATTTTGCACATCGGGGTGCCGCAGTTACCGCTATCAGTCTGTCCGAAGAGCAATTGGCTTGGGCTCGTGAACGGCAAGAGCCGGCGATTGGGTTTCGAAAGCAGGATTACCGCGATACAAACGGTCAGTTTGATGCCATTGTCAGCGTTGAAATGGTCGAAGCGGTCGGGCGCGAATATTGGCCCAGCTATTTTGACTGCATCGCGCGTAACCTAAAGCCCGGCGGACGTGCGGCAATCCAGTTCATTTCGTTCAATGACGAATTGTTTGATGTCTATGCGGCGAGCGCAGACTTCATCCAAGCATACGTCTTCCCCGGTGGTTTGCTCATCCGTGAAAGCGAGTTCAGACAGTTAGCCGCAGAGCGTGGTCTCGCATGGGAAAATCAGGAGAACTTTGCGCAGGACTATGCCGAAACGCTCAGGATTTGGCGGGAGAATTTTGACAGGGCGGTTGATGAAGGCCGTTTGCCAGAAGGCTTTGACGCTCGTTTCATTCGCCTGTGGCGTTATTATCTGATGTATTGTGAGGGCGGATTTCGCGCTGGTGGAATTAATGTGAGCCAGGTGACGCTGGTCAAGCCAGCGCGCTAA
- a CDS encoding serine hydrolase domain-containing protein translates to MKKWIIGILAVLLGGGAVTWASLDEDQRNLLANLPTDRNVLFWSTEQRDAAFRTLDAIPVLAKARVIESGNTIYPLPAGEALPIATNIDQYMKEQRTAALVIVYDGKIVLEKYGLGFAAEGKWTSFSVAKSLTSTMVGAAVKDGHIKSLDDKVTDYIADLKGSAYDDVTVRQLLTMTSGVRWNEDYTDPKSDVALFNEHEAPDGEDATVSYMKTLPREAPAGSKWVYKTGETNLIGVLVSEASGKPLAEYLSEKVWAPFGMEQDATWLLGSTGHEIGGCCIQASTRDYARFGQFIMNGAVAGGEKVVPDDWLAEATTSQAEIGMPGRGYGFQWWTYDDGSFAAQGIFGQGIFIDPARKLVIASNGNWPVASGQGAEGEQRIAFYRAVQDAVDTKLAAANN, encoded by the coding sequence ATGAAAAAGTGGATCATCGGCATACTGGCTGTCTTGTTGGGCGGCGGAGCCGTCACATGGGCCTCGCTTGACGAGGATCAACGCAATCTGCTCGCCAATTTGCCGACAGATCGCAACGTGCTGTTTTGGTCAACCGAACAGCGCGACGCGGCTTTTCGCACGCTGGATGCAATACCGGTTTTGGCCAAGGCGCGGGTGATTGAATCTGGTAACACAATCTATCCGCTGCCTGCAGGTGAAGCCCTCCCGATAGCCACCAACATTGACCAATATATGAAGGAGCAACGCACTGCTGCTTTGGTGATCGTGTATGATGGTAAGATTGTATTGGAAAAATACGGTCTTGGCTTCGCGGCTGAAGGTAAGTGGACCAGTTTTTCTGTCGCGAAGAGCCTGACCTCGACCATGGTTGGCGCAGCTGTGAAAGACGGTCACATTAAGAGCTTGGACGACAAGGTCACCGACTATATCGCCGACCTCAAGGGGTCAGCTTATGACGATGTGACAGTTCGCCAGTTGCTGACCATGACATCAGGCGTACGGTGGAACGAAGACTACACCGATCCCAAATCCGATGTTGCGCTGTTTAACGAGCACGAGGCGCCGGACGGCGAGGACGCCACCGTAAGCTATATGAAGACCTTACCGCGTGAGGCGCCTGCTGGCAGCAAATGGGTCTATAAGACTGGCGAAACCAATTTGATCGGTGTGCTGGTAAGCGAGGCTTCCGGCAAGCCGCTTGCAGAATATCTTTCCGAAAAAGTTTGGGCGCCGTTCGGAATGGAACAGGACGCTACCTGGCTTCTGGGTTCGACTGGTCATGAAATTGGCGGTTGCTGCATTCAGGCTTCGACCCGTGATTATGCCCGTTTCGGGCAGTTCATAATGAATGGAGCTGTTGCGGGCGGTGAGAAGGTCGTCCCCGACGACTGGTTGGCCGAAGCAACCACGAGCCAAGCCGAAATTGGAATGCCGGGCCGTGGCTATGGCTTCCAATGGTGGACTTATGACGATGGCAGCTTTGCCGCGCAGGGAATTTTTGGCCAGGGCATCTTTATCGATCCGGCTCGCAAATTAGTGATCGCGTCCAACGGCAATTGGCCGGTTGCATCAGGGCAAGGCGCAGAAGGCGAGCAGCGGATTGCGTTTTACCGAGCGGTTCAGGATGCGGTTGATACGAAGCTGGCTGCAGCTAATAATTAA
- a CDS encoding PilZ domain-containing protein, which translates to MVVDTHDSYALAAQEDRCSPRTKLTIPAQLRASGGRAFQTVVQDLSISGFSASAISRMHPGQLCWITLPGLESLQAEVVWWDNSVVGCAFMELLSPIVHDNILGRYSPSMVYRSTL; encoded by the coding sequence ATGGTCGTCGACACACATGACAGCTATGCATTGGCAGCACAGGAAGATCGCTGCTCTCCGCGCACAAAACTGACTATCCCCGCGCAGCTGCGTGCGTCTGGTGGGCGCGCGTTCCAAACTGTGGTGCAAGATCTGTCGATCTCGGGCTTTTCGGCATCAGCAATTAGCCGAATGCATCCTGGCCAGCTGTGCTGGATTACACTTCCCGGCCTCGAATCGCTTCAAGCAGAAGTTGTATGGTGGGATAATTCAGTTGTCGGCTGTGCATTCATGGAGCTGCTTAGCCCAATCGTGCATGACAATATTTTGGGCCGCTACAGCCCCAGCATGGTCTACCGCAGCACTTTGTAA
- a CDS encoding SDR family NAD(P)-dependent oxidoreductase, giving the protein MTNTVALDGKLALITGSSKGIGAETAKALAAAGAHVVLTGRDVKALEAVEDEIHALGGQSTIAPLDLGEPDAIVRLAGAIAGRWDKLDILVISAAYLPTLTPVTQIDLKQFSQAITTNLLATQALLAAFDPLLKRAENGRVIGLTSSVGNEARAYWAAYGSTKAAFESLLDSYAQEVEKIGNVRIAIVDPGATRTAMRARAYPGEDPATVKAPDVVANRIVELLGEDFPTSYRIRV; this is encoded by the coding sequence ATGACAAATACCGTTGCGCTCGATGGCAAGCTCGCCCTCATTACCGGTTCGAGCAAAGGCATTGGCGCGGAAACCGCCAAGGCGCTAGCCGCTGCGGGTGCGCATGTTGTGCTCACTGGACGCGATGTGAAGGCGCTCGAAGCAGTGGAGGATGAAATTCATGCTCTCGGCGGGCAATCGACAATCGCTCCGCTTGACCTCGGGGAGCCCGACGCCATTGTCCGGCTTGCCGGCGCGATTGCAGGCCGCTGGGACAAATTGGATATCCTAGTTATTTCAGCAGCTTATCTGCCAACTTTAACGCCGGTTACGCAGATTGACCTTAAGCAGTTCAGCCAAGCGATAACGACCAACCTATTGGCCACTCAGGCGTTGCTAGCGGCGTTTGACCCGCTGCTGAAGCGTGCAGAGAATGGCCGCGTAATTGGCCTGACAAGCAGCGTCGGCAACGAAGCACGAGCCTATTGGGCAGCGTATGGTTCGACCAAGGCAGCGTTTGAATCGTTGCTCGACAGTTACGCGCAGGAAGTCGAGAAGATCGGAAATGTGCGCATTGCCATAGTCGATCCAGGCGCAACCCGCACCGCCATGCGCGCAAGAGCCTATCCCGGCGAAGATCCGGCCACGGTCAAAGCTCCTGATGTCGTCGCAAATCGGATCGTGGAACTGCTCGGCGAAGACTTCCCAACTTCGTACCGGATTCGGGTCTAA
- the purF gene encoding amidophosphoribosyltransferase produces MNFIHPFYDDNGDKLREECGVFGAIGAQSASAVTALGLHALQHRGQEAAGITSYNGDRFYSVRGTGHVADNFSTEEALAELPGHMAAGHVRYSTTGGSGLRNVQPLYADLASGGFAVAHNGNISNARSLRDGLVSRGSIFQSTSDTEVIIHLVATSRYPTTIDRLVDALRMLEGAYSLIVMTPEGMIACRDPQGIRPLVMGKLGDAVVFASESVAFDVIGAKFEREVEPGELIHVGFDGAVKSLRPFGNIAARPCIFEHVYFSRPDSIFVGQSVYESRKSIGQELASESPADVDLVVPVPDSGVPAAIGYAQQSGVPFELGIIRSHYVGRTFIQPSQGARTSSVSLKHNANRALVEGKRIVLIDDSLVRGTTSIKIVQMMRDAGASEVHFRVASPPFAHSCFYGVDTPERNKLLAARMEIEPMREYIGADSLAFVSIDGLYRAVGLKGRDAACPQYCDACFTGDYPTPLTDQAIKRDGDAQLSFDKVVR; encoded by the coding sequence ATGAACTTTATTCACCCGTTTTATGATGATAATGGCGATAAGCTGCGCGAGGAATGCGGCGTCTTTGGTGCAATCGGGGCGCAATCCGCTTCGGCAGTAACCGCACTTGGCCTCCACGCCTTGCAACACCGCGGACAAGAGGCTGCGGGTATCACCAGCTATAATGGTGACCGTTTCTACTCTGTGCGCGGCACCGGTCACGTCGCTGATAATTTTTCCACCGAAGAAGCATTAGCAGAATTGCCTGGCCATATGGCAGCAGGACACGTGCGATATTCTACGACTGGCGGATCAGGCCTGCGCAATGTCCAGCCGCTTTATGCAGATCTTGCCTCGGGCGGATTTGCGGTTGCACATAATGGGAATATTTCAAACGCGCGTTCGTTGCGTGACGGGCTCGTCAGCAGGGGTTCAATTTTCCAGTCGACTTCCGACACCGAAGTCATCATCCACCTTGTCGCAACTAGCCGTTATCCTACGACAATAGACCGTCTGGTCGATGCATTGCGCATGCTTGAAGGGGCCTATTCGCTAATCGTGATGACGCCCGAAGGGATGATAGCTTGCCGCGACCCCCAGGGCATCCGGCCATTGGTGATGGGTAAGCTTGGCGATGCAGTTGTGTTTGCCAGCGAGAGCGTAGCGTTTGACGTAATAGGGGCAAAGTTTGAGCGCGAGGTTGAGCCCGGCGAATTAATCCATGTTGGCTTTGACGGAGCAGTAAAATCATTGCGGCCGTTCGGCAATATTGCCGCGCGCCCATGCATTTTCGAACATGTCTATTTCAGCCGCCCTGATTCAATTTTCGTTGGCCAGTCTGTTTACGAATCGCGCAAATCAATTGGTCAGGAACTGGCATCTGAAAGCCCTGCCGATGTCGATCTGGTCGTTCCTGTGCCCGACAGCGGTGTTCCAGCGGCAATCGGTTATGCCCAGCAATCGGGCGTGCCGTTTGAATTAGGTATTATCCGGTCTCACTATGTCGGGCGGACCTTCATCCAGCCATCACAAGGCGCGCGCACATCAAGTGTCTCGCTGAAGCACAACGCCAATCGCGCTCTCGTTGAAGGCAAGCGGATCGTACTTATCGACGACTCGCTCGTCCGCGGAACAACTAGCATCAAGATCGTCCAGATGATGCGCGATGCTGGCGCATCAGAGGTTCACTTTCGTGTCGCCAGTCCACCTTTTGCGCATAGCTGCTTCTACGGCGTCGATACGCCCGAGCGTAACAAGCTGCTTGCGGCCCGGATGGAGATCGAACCGATGCGAGAATATATCGGCGCCGACAGTCTGGCGTTCGTATCGATAGACGGACTTTATCGTGCGGTGGGTCTAAAGGGGCGTGACGCCGCTTGTCCGCAATATTGCGATGCTTGCTTTACCGGCGATTATCCCACCCCGCTAACCGACCAAGCGATCAAACGTGACGGTGATGCGCAACTCTCCTTTGATAAGGTCGTTAGATGA